Proteins encoded by one window of Nicotiana tabacum cultivar K326 chromosome 10, ASM71507v2, whole genome shotgun sequence:
- the LOC107778969 gene encoding F-box/kelch-repeat protein At3g23880, translated as MSDYLPKDVLVEILSKLPLKSLIHCTTVCKSWYSLITNPNFISVHHNTQIISNTNRRPLLFVRHYNMFDRVERYALHFDDEDENDSPDVDSFQEYLELKCPEKSRSEYLRIIGCCNGLICLSDDYDKYTDTVILWNPIIRKHLKLPRPNLGYNGRGSCIYGFGFDVVKNDYKVVRVVYNSTATEDYKLQFPPTIEFLDKLRAVKFLVPPGIEVFSLSSGVWRSISDVGPSYILHQNHSVSAYLNGAVHWIASNSGDDDDDGNGDSSNNNNSSSSSSSGNNKDYSFIVAFHVGTENFSEIRLPDSVAERNVMKLDVMVMGTSLTLVEYEKFWQSDYCWIWVMKEYGVVKSWSRLHNIDLRGGFRNIVGFRAHGELLISARMVGMVSYNPKKISISYLGVHGTNRSFHGEPFFESLALVGKEDRFVEQANSTADVVQEVGSVLDSGEDETEEHT; from the coding sequence ATGTCAGATTATCTACCGAAGGATGTTCTTGTCGAAATTCTATCAAAACTACCTTTAAAATCTCTAATTCACTGCACCACCGTATGCAAATCATGGTATTCCTTAATCACAAACCCTAATTTCATTTCCGTACATCACAATACCCAAATCATCAGCAACACCAATCGCCGGCCTTTATTATTCGTTCGTCACTACAACATGTTCGACAGGGTCGAACGTTACGCTTTACACTTCGACGATGAAGATGAAAATGATTCCCCGGATGTTGATTCGTTCCAGGAATATCTAGAGCTGAAATGCCCCGAAAAGAGTCGTAGTGAGTATTTAAGAATCATTGGTTGCTGTAATGGTCTTATTTGCCTTTCTGATGATTATGATAAATATACGGATACAGTGATTTTATGGAACCCTATAATTCGTAAACATTTGAAGTTGCCCAGGCCTAATTTAGGGTATAATGGACGTGGATCTTGTATTTATGGGTTTGGATTTGATGTTGTGAAGAATGACTATAAAGTTGTTAGAGTTGTTTATAATAGTACTGCTACTGAGGATTATAAGTTGCAGTTTCCACCAACTATTGAGTTTCTTGATAAATTGAGGGCAGTTAAATTCTTGGTTCCACCTGGGATTGAGGTTTTCTCTTTGAGTAGTGGGGTTTGGAGGAGCATTTCTGATGTGGGTCCTTCGTATATTTTGCATCAGAATCATTCTGTTTCGGCTTATCTTAATGGTGCCGTTCATTGGATTGCATCTAATTcgggtgatgatgatgatgatggtaatggtgatagtagtaataataataacagtagcagcagcagcagcagtggtAATAATAAAGATTATAGCTTTATTGTAGCATTTCATGTGGGAACTGAAAATTTTAGTGAAATACGTTTGCCAGATAGTGTTGCTGAGAGAAATGTGATGAAATTGGATGTGATGGTTATGGGCACATCGCTCACGCTAGTCGAGTATGAAAAGTTTTGGCAGAGTGATTATTGCTGGATATGGGTGATGAAAGAGTATGGTGTGGTGAAGTCTTGGAGTAGACTTCATAATATTGATTTGAGAGGAGGGTTCAGGAATATTGTGGGATTTAGGGCTCACGGCGAGTTATTGATTTCTGCCAGAATGGTAGGAATGGTTTCATACAACCCCAAGAAGATAAGCATAAGCTATCTTGGAGTCCATGGCACCAATCGCTCGTTTCATGGTGAGCCTTTTTTCGAGAGCCTGGCTTTAGTCGGGAAAGAAGATAGATTCGTAGAGCAGGCAAATTCGACTGCTGATGTTGTTCAAGAAGTTGGTTCTGTACTGGATAGCGGTGAAGATGAAACTGAGGAACATACATGA
- the LOC107778968 gene encoding membrin-11 — translation MAMAVGIGEGNSVAGGGSLSDLYQNSRRLLLKSRDGLERLERFEYTSSSSSSSIPSSSSSTAIVDPSEQSFDAVRKEIAQIQSLCSEMELLWRSIPAKSQRDLWKRKVEQVAEEADSLKTSLDKYNLRHQRRMQEARERAELIGRANGDSSHVLRIFDDEAQAMQSARRSSRMMEETLATGVAILSKYSEQRDRLKRAQRKALDVLNTLGLSNSVMRLIEKRNRADRWIKYAGMVLTIVILIFIWRWTR, via the exons ATGGCAATGGCGGTTGGAATCGGAGAAGGAAATTCGGTCGCCGGCGGTGGAAGTTTATCGGACCTTTACCAAAACTCCAGGCGGCTCTTACTCAAGTCTCGAGATGGTTTGGAGAGGCTCGAGCGTTTCGAGTacacttcctcttcttcttcatcttccatcCCATCGTCATCTTCGAGCACCGCTATAGTCGATCCTTCGGAACAATCATTTGACGCCGTAAGGAAAGAAATCGCTCAGATCCAGTCTCTTTGCTCCGAAATGGAACTTCTCTGGCGATCTATACCTGCCAAATCCCAGCGTGATCTCTGGAAAAG AAAAGTGGAACAAGTGGCTGAAGAAGCTGACTCTTTGAAAACTAGTTTGGATAAATACAATTTAAGACATCAGCGGCGTATGCAAGAAGCCCGGGAAAGAGCAGAACTGATTGGGAGAGCT AATGGTGATTCATCCCATGTTCTGAGGATTTTCGATGACGAAGCACAGGCGATGCAATCTGCTCGTAGGTCATCAAGAATGATGGAAGAAACCTTGGCAACAGGTGTGGCCATTCTGTCTAAATATAGTGAGCAAAGGGATCGTTTGAAG AGAGCTCAACGTAAAGCGCTGGATGTGCTTAACACTTTGGGCCTGTCGAATTCTGTTATGAGACTCATTGAGAAGAGGAATCGTGCTGATCGATGGATCAAATATGCAGGGATGGTCTTAACAATCGTAATCCTGATTTTCATTTGGAGGTGGACAAGATGA
- the LOC107778971 gene encoding F-box protein At3g07870-like, whose amino-acid sequence MDSIHKRERKPAGESRHLMDSLQNEIALDIVSRLPISSLIQFRFVCQTWNMLTHDSRLVDLHLTRALKINPCIIFKSYHPQKEQLFFVELSDHDDDEHTLREIQIPFSASMAKFRVVGSCKGLLCLSGVYDHQAVYIYNPFTAEHKKLPHCNHEFEVNEVVYGFGFHPATNEYKVIKIGYYPHVYYATWSPVNTHDHDLPRSEVHVFSLGSNTWRNLGELPYKLHHSPGVLVSGRLHWVTRFNWHLDRLIVSFDLFNDAFQEVPRPDFNVNLFHCSYHLASLRGCLCTCLLTSNGENLEIWIMEAYNKKESWVKEYNIGASSIVGQDMSPQSYDIWRTSLQKGTVKVMCMLKNGSILLDCQGGILIAYSMHEKILKIISISGMPKSCQATPHVGSLNWIANPT is encoded by the coding sequence ATGGACTCCATTCATAAAAGAGAAAGGAAGCCGGCTGGTGAGAGCAGACATCTGATGGATAGTCTGCAAAATGAAATAGCACTCGACATAGTTTCGAGGCTTCCTATTTCATCTCTCATTCAGTTCAGGTTTGTATGCCAAACTTGGAATATGTTAACACATGATTCACGCCTTGTCGATCTGCACTTGACTCGTGCATTGAAGATCAATCCATGCATCATCTTTAAAAGTTACCATCCTCAAAAAGAGCAGCTTTTCTTTGTTGAACTATCTGATCATGATGATGATGAACACACATTGAGAGAGATTCAGATTCCCTTTTCAGCATCCATGGCAAAATTTCGAGTAGTAGGATCATGTAAAGGCCTGCTATGCCTATCTGGCGTCTACGACCATCAAGCTGTGTACATATACAATCCTTTTACCGCAGAACACAAGAAGTTGCCACATTGTAATCATGAGTTTGAAGTGAATGAAGTGGTTTATGGTTTTGGATTTCATCCTGCTACTAATGAGTACAAGGTTATTAAAATAGGCTACTATCCTCATGTCTACTATGCAACTTGGTCTCCGGTAAATACACACGATCATGATCTTCCACGTTCAGAAGTTCACGTGTTCAGCCTAGGAAGCAATACTTGGAGAAATTTAGGGGAATTACCTTACAAGCTTCATCATTCACCTGGTGTTTTGGTCAGTGGAAGACTCCATTGGGTGACTAGATTTAACTGGCACCTTGATCGCCTTATCGTTTCCTTTGACCTATTTAATGATGCATTTCAAGAAGTTCCACGACCTGACTTCAATGTCAACTTATTTCATTGTAGTTATCATCTGGCTTCACTCAGAGGGTGTCTATGCACGTGTTTATTAACCTCTAATGGCGAGAACTTGGAAATTTGGATCATGGAAGCGTATAACAAGAAAGAATCTTGGGTGAAAGAGTACAAtattggagcttcttcaattgtGGGTCAAGATATGTCACCCCAATCATATGACATTTGGAGGACTAGTTTGCAGAAGGGAACTGTTAAAGTGATGTGCATGCTTAAGAATGGTAGCATCTTGCTAGATTGTCAAGGTGGGATTTTAATTGCCTATAGCATGCATGagaaaatattgaagatcatAAGCATTTCTGGTATGCCCAAGTCCTGTCAAGCAACTCCTCATGTTGGAAGCCTTAATTGGATAGCTAACCCCACTTAG